The Planctomycetia bacterium genomic interval TCGTTAGAGATGCACCGCCGAGTTCCTCCACAGTGAATTCAAAGCGCGCGGCGAATTCCTCTTGTGGAACACCATCGAGCCGGCGCAACCCGAGCACCAGCGCCTCGCGGGCGCGATCCTCCGGATCAAGCGTTTCACTCTCCGCCACGGGCGATGCGCCTTGCTCGATGCGCTTCAAGTATGCCAGCGTGCTGCGATGGTTGGTTTCGCGCACGCCATTCACATACCGCGCCGCGCCCGGCCCGGCGGCAAAGTACGAGTCGGCGTTCCAATAAACTTTGTTGTGCCGGCAGTGGTGATTCGGGCGAGCGAAGTTCGAGACTTCATAGTGCTCGAAGCCGGTGCTGGTGAGCGTGTCGATTGCATACTCGTACATCGTTCGTTCGACGTCTTCGCCCAGTTGCTGAATTGATCCATGGGAGCGGCGGCTGTAAAACGTGGTGCCGCGTTCGAACGTGAGCCCATAGGTCGAAACGTGGTCCGGCCGCAATCGCAGCGCCGCCGCCAGTTCCGCTTGCCAATCGTCCAGCGTCTCGCCAGGCGCGCCGAAGATTAAATCGAGCGATAGGCTTCGCACCGCAGGGCGGAGCAAGTCGACTGCCGTTTGGATCACTTCTGCGGTGTGATCTCGCTCAAGTAACCGCAGCTTTTCCAGGCGAAACGACTGCGCTCCGAGGCTGACGCGAGTCACGCCAGCCGCCGCCAGCACCGCCACGCGCTTTCCGTCGATATCGATGGGATTGGCTTCGACGCTGAACTCGTACCCGTCGGACAGCGGAAACCATTGCCGGGCAAGCGCCAACAATCGATCCAGCTCGCGCGGCGGCAGGTGCGTCGGCGTGCCGCCGCCAATAAACAGCGTGTCGACCGGGCGCGGCGTTTCCAGCCAACTCAGTTCCTTGGCAATCGCTGCCAGATACGGCTCGATCAGTTCGTCGCGCCCAGCCACGAGCGTGAAATTGCAATACCCGCACCGGTGCGCGCAGAACGGCACGTGGATATACGCCGCGCGCGGTTCGGCGAAGTGAGTCGCGGCGTTGCTCGCAGTCGTGAGATCAACCGGCTTCATCCCAGGGATTGGGCCAATCGCCCCAGCGTTCGAGGTAGGCGCGATACGCGGCGGAATTCTCGGCGCCCTTTTCCAAAAAGCGCCGGGCCGCGTTGATGAGATTCTGTTCCTCGGGCAGCGTGATCCGCCCCAGCAAGACGCGCGTCCGCAGAAAGACGAAATACGTGTCGAGCACGTCGCAGCGGCAGTAGTCGTTGATCTCCTGGAGCTTGCCCTCGTTGTAAAGGTCCTGCACCATGCAGCCCTGCACGTCCATCTTGCCGGGCTTGCCGAGCAGGTTCGCCACGAGGTTCAGCCCGCCGTTGAAGCGCGACGAGCCGAAATTGGTCAGCAGTTCTTGCAGGTCAAAATGCGCGTCGAGGTTGTACCGGTTCCGGGGTTGTTCGAATGACTTCAGTTGCAAATTGAACCACGTCGGCACGGCGATGCCGTAGCGAAATGCGGCAAGTTCCAAGAGCGGGATATCGAATCCCCGGCCATTGAAGCTCACCAGCGTGGGCCGCCGGTACTTTTCCCAGCCTCGCCAAAAGTGCTCCGTGATGATATGCGGGCGAAAGCGCGGCTCATCAAGCGTCACCAGGTCGAGCAGCCGCAGGTCTTCGCCGACCTTGGCCACCGCCACCGAGACCGGCACCTGAAACGTGTACGGAATGAAATCGCTGTCGTTCTTGGCCATCAACTCGGCACGGTAACGGGCGATCGCCGCGGCGCCGTCCAACTTTTCGCCCGGAAAGCGCAGCCGGGAGACCAGGTCGCCGTCGGCGACGCTTTCCAAATCGAACACGAGGTAGCGAACTTCAGGAGTCATTCCACCGTTATCCAGAACTTGGCCCGGGCTGTCGAGTCGGGCGGGGGGGTGAAATAGTCTTTTCCCGCATTTCCGGTAAATCA includes:
- the hemW gene encoding radical SAM family heme chaperone HemW, giving the protein MKPVDLTTASNAATHFAEPRAAYIHVPFCAHRCGYCNFTLVAGRDELIEPYLAAIAKELSWLETPRPVDTLFIGGGTPTHLPPRELDRLLALARQWFPLSDGYEFSVEANPIDIDGKRVAVLAAAGVTRVSLGAQSFRLEKLRLLERDHTAEVIQTAVDLLRPAVRSLSLDLIFGAPGETLDDWQAELAAALRLRPDHVSTYGLTFERGTTFYSRRSHGSIQQLGEDVERTMYEYAIDTLTSTGFEHYEVSNFARPNHHCRHNKVYWNADSYFAAGPGAARYVNGVRETNHRSTLAYLKRIEQGASPVAESETLDPEDRAREALVLGLRRLDGVPQEEFAARFEFTVEELGGASLTTHLKHGLLEIQDDRLQLTREGLLVSDALWGEYLRR
- a CDS encoding 3'-5' exonuclease; protein product: MTPEVRYLVFDLESVADGDLVSRLRFPGEKLDGAAAIARYRAELMAKNDSDFIPYTFQVPVSVAVAKVGEDLRLLDLVTLDEPRFRPHIITEHFWRGWEKYRRPTLVSFNGRGFDIPLLELAAFRYGIAVPTWFNLQLKSFEQPRNRYNLDAHFDLQELLTNFGSSRFNGGLNLVANLLGKPGKMDVQGCMVQDLYNEGKLQEINDYCRCDVLDTYFVFLRTRVLLGRITLPEEQNLINAARRFLEKGAENSAAYRAYLERWGDWPNPWDEAG